Genomic segment of Verrucomicrobium sp.:
GACCGCGCGGGCCGCGCGGCGGCCGCTCCAGACGGCCCCTTCCAGGGTGCCGGGCAGGCCGGTGGCGGTCCAATCTCCCGCCAGCCACAGGCCGGGCCATTCCGTCGCCGCGTCGGGCCGCAGGGGCTCGACGTCCGGGGTGGCGGCAAAGGTGGCGGCGCGCGCCTTGTAGAGGAAACGGTGGGTGACGGTGGCGTCGACCGCCTTCGGCAGGAAGCGGCGCAGTTCCCTTAAGACTTCTTCTTCCGTGGCGGCGGTGCTCTGCGCGGCTTCCGCCGTGGCGGCGCTGATGACGGCCACGTAGGCGTGGCCCAGCTTGGAGGTTTCCCCCGTGATTTCCCGCCGGTCGAAGAGCCAGTGGAGCGGGGAATCGAGGAAGCCGAGGAGGAGGGTCTCCTCCTCCAGGATCGGGCGGTCGAGCCAGAAGTGGAGGCTGACGATGGGGGAGTCCGGGATCTTGGCGCAGCGGGCCGCGGTGGCGCTGGCCGCCGGAAGGAGGGAGCGGACGGCCGACCAGGGCAGCGCGCTGACGACGTGGTCGGCGCGGAAGGTCCGCCCGTCCAGCGTCTCGGCGCCGACGCAGAGGCCGTCGTGGAAAAGGAGCTTCTGGACGTGGGCTCCCTTGAAGACCTCTCCCCCGCACCAGGCGTGGAGGATTTCCGCGCCCGGTTCCAGCAGCTCGGAAAGGCCGACGCGGCTGGCGATGAGGACGGAGCCGTCCCCGGAGGCCAGGAGGGCGCGCTGGAGGACGGTGGCCAGGAGGGTGGCGGCGGAGTCGGCCAGGCCGCGGTTGAGGGCGGCCAGGCACATGGGCTCCCACAGGGCGGTGACGAGGCGGGCGGGCTGCTTCCACCGCTGGAGCCAGGCGGCGGCGGTTTCCTCCGGCAGGGGGCGCTGGCCGGCGCGCAGGCGCAGGGCCAGGCGGATGGCGGCCAGGCGGTCGCCCCAGCCCAGTTCCCGGTAGCGCCAGAGGGCGCCCAAGAGGTGGAAGGGGGCGGGCAGCGGCAGCGCGCGCAGGCGGGAGAAGCCGCGCGGGCTGGCGAAGGGGATGTCGAGCCGGTCCTGGCGGGCCAGCTTTTCCCGGCTGCCCAGGGTTTCCAGGAAGTCGAGCGTCTCGTCGTAGCAGCCCATGAGGAGGTGCTGGCCGGTGTCGAGGACCTCGCCGGACTGGGCCTCGCGGAAGCTGGAGGCGCGGCCGCCCAGGGCGGGCTTGCTCTCCAGGAGGGTGACGGAGTGGCCCTCCCGCAGCAGCTCCAGCGCGGCGGCGATGCCGGCAAAGCCGCCGCCCAGGACCAGCACGCGCTTGGGCGGCGGGGGGAGAGGCTCGGCCTTCTTTTCCCGGCGGATGGCGCGGGCGATGCAGGCGGCCTTGCCCAGCTTGGAAAGGGAGACGTCCTGGGTGAAGACGTCGCCGTCGACGGCGTCGAGCCGGTCCAGGATGGTCTGGTAGACCTCCCGCATGATCTCGGCGGCCTCCAGGCGGGGGCGGTCGGCGGGGTCGATGAGGCGCAGGGCCTTGGCGTAGTAGTGGCGGGCGCGGAAGCGCTGGAAGCGCAGGAAGCGCCGCATGGCGGGGGTGAAGTTCCCCTGGAGGACGTCGGCTTCCGTGAGGCCGAATTGGGCCAGCTCGTCCAGCGGCAGGTAGATGCGGCCGTTGGAGGCGTCCTTCTTCACGTCGCGCAGGATGTTGGTGAGCTGGAAGGCCATGCCCAGGGCGACGGCGTAGTCCTTCGTGCGCGGCTCGCGGCAGCCGAAGATCTCGATGCTGACCAGGCCCACGGCGCTGGCCACCCGGTAGCAATACTGTTCCAGGGAGGCGAAGTCGGCGTGGCGGGAGACGGTCAGGTCGGTCTCCACGCCGTTGAGGATCTCCTCCAGCGGGTCGGGCGGGATGAGGTAGGTCTTGATGATCTCCGCCATCTCCCGGCCCAGGGGGGAAAGGGGCTCGCCGACGTAGGCGCGGCGGATCTCCTCCCGCCAGAAGGAAAGCTCCGCCTTCTTTTCCGCGGCGGAGAGGGTTTCCGAGTCGGAGGCGTCGTCGACGACGCGGCAGAAGGCGTAGAAGATGCCCATGGCGCGGCGGCCTTCCGGCGGCAGGCAGCGGAAGGCCAGGGCCAGGTTGGAGCCGCTCTTGGCCGTGATGGCGGCGCTGGCGGGCAGGGCGGTGAGGGGGGCGGTCTGGGCGGTCTCGCTCATGGGCTAGTAAAAGAGGAGGCGGCCCAGGAGGAGCGGCACGTCGCCCTTGGTCAGTTTCGGCCGGGTGTGGAGGGTGTCGTAGTCGAGGGTCTCGATCTTTTCCAGGATGCGGCTGCCGCCCAGCCAGGTCAGCTCGATCTCCCAGCGCAGGGGCCGGGGGAGGGTGGCGGCCAGCCCGCGTCCCAGGCGGAAGAGGGCGTGGGTCCGCTCCACCTGGAAGCGGAGCAGGGCGCGGTAGCCGGGGGTGCAGCGTTTGGCGAAGAGGTCTTCCTCGCTCACGCCGTGGGCCTGGCGGTCTTCTTCCGGCAGGTAGATGCGGTCCTTGAGGAGGTCGACGGAGACGTCCTGCCAGAAGTTGGCCAGCTGCAGGGCGGTGCAGATGGCGTCGGAGGCCTCCAGCTGTTCCGGCGCGCGGTGGCCGTGGAGGAGGAGGACGAGGCGGCCGACGGGGTTGGCGCTGCGGCGGCAGTAGTCGAGGATCTCCGCGTGGGTGGCGTAGCGGCGCTTCACCACGTCCTGCTTGAAGGCGCTCAGGAGGTCGGTGAAGAGGCTCGTCGGCAGGTCGAGGGTCTGGATGGTGCGGCGGGTGGCCAGCAGGATGGGGTGGAGGCCTTCCTCCCCCGGGCGAAGGAGGTCGCGCTCCCACTGGTCGAGGGCCTCGAGGCGCTCTTCCGGGTTGAGGCGGCGGGCGGCCTTGCCGTCGGCAAAGTCGTGGTCGGCGGCGTAGCCCTCGTCGGCCAGGTCGTCGGCGTGGCGG
This window contains:
- the hpnC gene encoding squalene synthase HpnC, yielding MTADQAYAHCTALARSHYENFPVGRLVPKRLAPHVHAVYAFARHADDLADEGYAADHDFADGKAARRLNPEERLEALDQWERDLLRPGEEGLHPILLATRRTIQTLDLPTSLFTDLLSAFKQDVVKRRYATHAEILDYCRRSANPVGRLVLLLHGHRAPEQLEASDAICTALQLANFWQDVSVDLLKDRIYLPEEDRQAHGVSEEDLFAKRCTPGYRALLRFQVERTHALFRLGRGLAATLPRPLRWEIELTWLGGSRILEKIETLDYDTLHTRPKLTKGDVPLLLGRLLFY
- the hpnE gene encoding hydroxysqualene dehydroxylase HpnE, translated to MSETAQTAPLTALPASAAITAKSGSNLALAFRCLPPEGRRAMGIFYAFCRVVDDASDSETLSAAEKKAELSFWREEIRRAYVGEPLSPLGREMAEIIKTYLIPPDPLEEILNGVETDLTVSRHADFASLEQYCYRVASAVGLVSIEIFGCREPRTKDYAVALGMAFQLTNILRDVKKDASNGRIYLPLDELAQFGLTEADVLQGNFTPAMRRFLRFQRFRARHYYAKALRLIDPADRPRLEAAEIMREVYQTILDRLDAVDGDVFTQDVSLSKLGKAACIARAIRREKKAEPLPPPPKRVLVLGGGFAGIAAALELLREGHSVTLLESKPALGGRASSFREAQSGEVLDTGQHLLMGCYDETLDFLETLGSREKLARQDRLDIPFASPRGFSRLRALPLPAPFHLLGALWRYRELGWGDRLAAIRLALRLRAGQRPLPEETAAAWLQRWKQPARLVTALWEPMCLAALNRGLADSAATLLATVLQRALLASGDGSVLIASRVGLSELLEPGAEILHAWCGGEVFKGAHVQKLLFHDGLCVGAETLDGRTFRADHVVSALPWSAVRSLLPAASATAARCAKIPDSPIVSLHFWLDRPILEEETLLLGFLDSPLHWLFDRREITGETSKLGHAYVAVISAATAEAAQSTAATEEEVLRELRRFLPKAVDATVTHRFLYKARAATFAATPDVEPLRPDAATEWPGLWLAGDWTATGLPGTLEGAVWSGRRAARAVDAA